The Comamonas piscis region CGATGCAGCCGTTGGCTGGGCATGGCTGCTGGCCATGCCGGCACAGGCCAGCGCAAGCACCAGGCTGCGGCAGGCCCAGACATGGGTTGCGGAAGAAGCGCTCAACGCAGACAGCCCGGCAGCGGGAAGGGGGTGGACAGAAGACTTGGCCATGGTGATCACCAACAAAAGAGGACGGGTGGCAGGAGCGCCGTGCAAGACGGCGCCATGCCGCTTTCCTTTGACATGTCCCGCGAGAACGAAAAACAGACCAGGCTGGCTCGAAATTTTTTGAAATTTTTTTGATCGCGTTCTGGATCGCTAGATCGCCTTCTCCACCACCACCTCGCGCTGGCCCCACCAGCGCACCAGATTGCGCACCCGCAAACCTGGCAGAGCATCGAGTGTGGCCAGCACCCGCGCCACATCGGCCAGCGGGTAGCTGCCCGACATGCGCAGGCCCGCCACTGCCGGATCACAGACCAGGCGCTCCACGCTATAGGGCTGCAACGCGGCCAGCATGTCGGCCAGCGGCATGCCGCGCGCCACCAGCATGCCGTCCGTCCAGGCCAGGCTTTCCTCATACACCGCCTGCGGCGTCGATACCGACGCGGCTTGCAGCACGGCGCTAAAGCCAGCTTGCAGCACGGTCCCGGCCCCAGCGCTGTGGGCTGGGGTCAGCCGCACGGCGCCATCAAACACACTGACCAGGCTGCCCCCACCGGCCAGGCTACGCAGCGAAAAACGGGTGCCCAGCGCCTGCGCCAGGCCATCGCGCGTCTGCACGACAAAGTCGCGCGCCGGTTGCTGGGGATCGGCTGCCGTGGTGACCAGCACCTCGCCCTCCACCAGCTGCAGGCGGCGCAGGCCTGCGCTGTAGTCGATGTTCAAGGCCGTCGCGCCGTTCAGCACCAGCTGGGTGCCGTCTTCCAGGCGCATGCGCTTGCGCTCGGCACGGGCCGTGCGCACATCGGCACCCCAACGCCGCCAAGGCAGTTGCTGCTCGGCCTGCCAGACGATGCCCGCGCCAAACACCAGCAGCGCCAAGGTCTGCACCACCTGGCGGCGGCGCGCCGATCCCCGGGGCGCCAACGCCGCCCGCGCCACCTCGGCCGCGCCGCTGCTGCCAGGCGCTGCCAGCGCGCTGAGTTTGTCGTGGACCCGGGCCAGGTGCTGCCAGGCTGTTTCATGCAAAGGGTCCGCACCACGCCAGGCCAGCCAAGCCTGGTGCTGGCCTTCCGTCAGCGCGCCCTCTTGCTGCTGCAGCCACCACTCCACGGCGCTGCGCGCTACCTCGGGCGGTACGGCCAAGGCGCCGGGGCCCGTCATGGCGCCACCGCAAAAAAGCAGCGCATGCCCGCCTGCAGCAGGTAGCGCTTGACGGTGGTGAGCGACAGGCCGAGCGCCTGCGCAATCTCGGTCTGCTTCATGCCATCGAGCTGGGCCATCAAGAACGCGCGGCGCACAGAGGGGGGCAGGCCATCGAGCATGCGATCGATCTCGTCGAGCGCCTCCAAGAGCAGCGCCCGCTCTTCCGGCGAGATGGCCGTGGCCTGTGGCACCTGGGCCAGCGCCTCCAGATAGGCACGTTCCAGCTGCTGGCGGCGGTAGTGGTTGGCCAGCACACGCTGGGCCACTGTCGTCAAAAAGGCCCGGGGTTCGCGCGCCTGCACCGGCTCCTCGCGCGTGAGCAAGCGCATGAAGGTGTCCTGCGCCAGATCGGCCGCCTGGTGTACATCGCCCAGCTTGCGGCGCAACCATCCCTGCAGCCAGCCATGGTGGTCGGCATAGAGCGTGGCAACTTCTGAATGCACAGGGGGTTCGGCGCTGGACATAGGGCTGGGGGCATGCAAGCATGCCCAGAGACAATGCAAATAGGAATTAATCGCATTGTAACCAGTGGTATTTGGCCCTTCTGACATCCGCACCTCGGCGATCCTGTTCTCAGCCCAAACCCGCAATGCCACGCAGGCAAGGCTGAGCGCCGACAATATCAGCCAAATTTAGCTATTCAAAGATTTCGATAAGCATGCGAGATATCAAGAAAATGGACCTCAACCTGCTCAAGGCGCTGGACGCACTGCTCGATGAGCGCAGCGTGACCCGCGCCGCCGGCAGGCTGGGGCTGACCCAGCCGGCGATGAGTGGCATGCTGCAGCGGCTGCGCGAGAGTTTTGCCGACCCCTTGTTTGCACGCGCCCAGCGCGGCATGGTGCCCACCCAGCGCGCGCTGGATCTGGCCTTGCCGATCAAGCAGATGCTGTGCGAGATCGATGCACTGCTGCAGCCACCGGTGTTTGACCCCAGCACTGCCCGGCTCACCTTCCGCATTGCCGCCACCGACTATGCGCTGCGCGCCATCGCCGTGCCTTTTATTGCGGCCTTGAAGCGCCAAGCGCCCTGCATTCGCGTGGCGCTGAGCCCCCTGGAGCCGCGCCTGGTGCAGGGCCAGCTGGAGCGCGGCGATATCGACCTGGCGTTTTTGACGGCCGAGAACACGCCCCAGGACATGCATGCGCGCCAGCTGTTCCAGGAGCACTATGTCTGCGTGATGCGCGAGGGCCACGCCGCTGCGCGCCGCAAGCTCAGCGTCAAGCAGTTCTGCGCTTTGGACCATGCGCTGGTGTCGTATGAGGGCGGCGGCTTCCACGGCGTGGTGGACGAGGCGCTGGAGAAGCTGGGCCAGCGCCGTGATGTGACCTTGTCGCTCAAATGCTTTGTGGTGCTGCCCGATATCCTGCGCTCCAGCGACATGGTCGCCGTGCTGCCCAGCCGCCTGGTCGCTGGCATGGAGGGGCTATCGGTCAGCATGCCGCCGGTAGAGGTGCCGGGCTTTGGGCAGCTGGCCGTCTGGCATGAGCGCAGCCACCATGACCCGGCGCAGCGCTGGCTGCGCGAATTGCTGTTTGCAGCGACCCAGGCATAGGGGGCCCCTTAAGGGCCCTCTGGACTGCCGCATGAGCGCCCAACCCCAAGGTTGCGGCGCTCCAAGGGCTTAGGTGCTGGCTACGCTTATTGCGCTACCCAGGGCGGCGACTGGGTGTAGTTGTTCCAGCATGCAGGCTGCTGCGCTGGAGCGCCTTGGCAGGTACGCCAGCCTACGGCATACCAGGCCTTACCGCCGTTGCGGTAATCGCCTGCTTTTTTGGCGTCACTGCGCCAAACTTCTTTTTCCAGCGTGTCGTTCCAGTCCTTCGTCTTCAAGGGGCTTGTGGTTGGTGTGAGCTGGCCCATGGCCGTGTTGGTCACGCCAGGGAAAATTTCTGTCCCGGGTGCGGCGCTGCGCATTTTGAAAGCAGCATCACGTACAGCGGCGACGTAGCTGACGGTGCTACCTGCGCCTGCCAGTTCAACGCCGCCTTGGACATTGACTTCGGCAGCGTTGAGGTCCTTCAGGTTGTATTTGCTCAGATCGAGTGCAGCTTGGCCAGACGCTGCTTCGCGCAGCCACAGGCCCCAGTAGAACTCGGCAAACTCCTGCACCTGGGCGTTGCTGTAACCCATATCGCGGGTGAGGTAGACCAAGGAGCGATACGGGTCGTCCGCCAGGGCGCCCAGGCCCAAAGAGCTAGGCAATTGTTCTGGCGTGATGGCAGCGCCTGCCTTGTCGAACAGCCAGACGAACTTGTTGGCCTGCATTTTTTGCCAGAAGCTCGTGAGGTCTGGCGTATCGCTGAAATTGCCTGCGACGCGTACATACACCGTCAGGTCTGGGCCGCCATCGGCCAATTCCCACAGGGTCGTGAAGGTGTGGTGGCCGTCGGTCAGGTAGAGCTGGCCATTGGGGCCAACCACCACGGTTTTGAGGCCATCGGGGCTGACATCGCTATCGACTACCGTGCATTTGAAACCTGTTGCCTTGATCAAGGAGACTTCGCCCACCACATAGTCGCTGGCGCTGCCACGGCCCGTGTCTTCACAGTAGTCCTTGGCGCGCTTCAGTTCGGTCGCTTCGGTTTGGTCTTTGAAATTGGTGGATCCAGCCTCAAAGCGTGCCATGTTCGGTTGCTTGCGCGCCAGATGGTAGTAAATCTGGTCGTAGCCCACCGAAGGCTGGGTGGGGTGCAGGTCCTTCAGGTGGACGGCCATCACCTCGCCCGTTTGGCGTGTGAAGTTGTCGGACACCACCACGTCAATCGAACAAGATTGGCCGGCCGCCAAGCTCAGGTCGTTGCGGCAGGCTGGCACCTGGCTGTTATCGCTGGAGGAAAACAAACGCGTGCTGGCGTTGCCGTTCTGGATGCTCAAACCCTGCAGGCGCACTGATTGCTGGGTGGTGTTGCGCACCAATACACGCTCGCTAAAGTCCCGGTCCAGACTGATTTTTGCCGGGCTGGTTTGCAAGTCCAGCGTGCGCTGCACTGCTTCGGCCTGTGTGCTGTCTGCCTGGCTGAAGCCCACCACGGCAAGCATCGCCAGCACGGGCAGGCTCAACCAATGGCCTGCGCCTTTGCGCTTGCCCAGCAGCAGCACCAAGCCAATGGCCAGCACGCTCAACAACACCGCCAGCGGGCCCAATGGCACGGGCACGGCTGCAGCAGCACCTGGGGCCAGGATGGCCACGAACTCCACGACCAGTGAAGCGGTGGTGGTTTGGGCATAGACGGGAGAAGCGGCGGTTGCGACAAGCGCCAGCGTGGCAGTCGGCAAGAATAGACGGTGCATAAATGGGGGGGACAGGTAACAAAATGCTAGGCCGTCACCCTAAGGCCTGAATTTGACAGCATCGTGACAAGACCGGCCATAGCCATCTGTTTTGCGATACATGCAAGGGGCACGCCTGATATCAGCCAGACATATGGCCGCCATAAAAAACCAGCATTTGATTTATAGCTGTAGCGCCTCAATTGCAGGCGATGGACGGCCGAAGCAGCCCCTGTTCGGGCTAACGACCACCGGCGTTGCAGGTGTTTAAAACGATCTGCAGGCAGCGGGTTCGGCGGCCGTTCCATCCCTTTTTTTCCTCACTCCAAGCATTCCCATGTCAGCCCTGTTTACCCCCTTTACCCTCAAAGATGTCACCCTGCGCAACCGCATTGCCGTGCCCCCGATGTGCCAGTACAGCGCCACCGATGGCTTCACCAATGACTGGCACCAGGTGCATTACCCGTCTATCGCCCGGGGCGGCGCGGGCTTGGTGATTGTTGAGGCCACAGGCGTGTCGGCCGACGGCCGTATCAGCCCATCCTGCCTGGGCCTCTGGGATGACGCCCATGTGCCCGGCCTGGCGCGCATTGCTGCGGGTATCGAGGCCGCAGGCGCCGTGCCCGGCATCCAGATTGCGCACGCCGGCCGCAAGGCCAGTGCCAACAGCCCTTGGGAAGGCGACGACCATATCCCCGAGAGCGACCCGCGCGCCTGGCAAACCATTGCGCCTTCGGCCATCGCCTTTGGTGGCGACCTGGGCCGCGTGCCCCGCGAGATGACCTTGGCCGACATCGAACGCGTGAAGGCCGACTTTGTCGCCGCCGCCCGCCGCGCGCTGGCTGCAGGCTTCAAATGGCTGGAGCTGCACTTTGCCCATGGCTACCTGGCGCAGAGCTTTTTCTCGGCCCACTCCAACCAGCGCCAGGATGCCTATGGCGGCAGCTTTGACAACCGCGCCCGCTTTGCGCTGGAGACGCTGGCCGCCGTGCGCGAAGTCTGGCCCGAGAACCTGCCGCTGACCGCCCGCTTTGGCGTCATTGAATACGATGGCCGCGATGAGGAGACTCTGGCTGAATCCATTGAGCTGGTGCGCCGCATGCGCGAAGGCGGTCTGGATCTCCTCAACGTCAGCGTGAACTTTGTCATCCCCGGCGTGCAGATCCCATGGGGCGAGCCCGCCTTCCTGGCCCCGATTGCCGCCCGTGTCAGCCGCGAGGCTGGCCTGCCCGTCGCATCGAGCTGGGGCATTGACGACCCCGAGCTGGCCGAGCGCGTGGTGGCCGAGGGCCAGATGGCCTTGGTGATGATGGGCCGCTCGATGCTGGCCAACCCGCACTACCCCTACACCCTGGCTCAGCAGCTCAAAGCGGCCCGGCCAGACTGGGTGCTGCCTGCCCCTTACGCTCACTGGCTGGAGCGCTACCGTGGTGCCGGCAAGCAGGCGCAAGTGGCTGCCGCTTAAGCGCTAGCTAACGGAGACTGGCCAGGCACCATCTGGCCAGTCTCTGCCTCTCCCTCTCCCACCTCAAAACGCGCTGCCCCGCTGGTCTGTGGTCGTTGCGCCTGGCAAAGATGCGCGTGTCTTGGGCTTCATCCGCACATCCAAAACCTTTCTCGATAAAACCCATCCACCACATCTATAAACGTGGACTAGTGTGTGGCAAGAACACATCAGATCCGCAACATATCTACGCACCAGAAATCAGAACTGACACCTGCAGCCTGCGGTCCAACCCGGGCGTGCATCGCCTACATGCGGGTGTTCGCTCACTAGCCGTCTTGCACAGCGCAAGCATGGGCCCATGCCATCCCATGCCGCTGCTTCAAGCCCTAGATCCTTGAAACCATTCAGCTTCTGATCTGCGACAAGCGCCGCCCCATCTTGCGGCTTCGTCAGTCTTGTCCTACATGCAGATTTCTGCGCACTCGGTTAACGTGGCAGCACCCCATTGCAAACAATTCCTAACAAGCTGTACGCCGGGCGACCTTGAATTTAGCCGGTGGAGCAGCCCTTCTTTTGACCTGAAAGGCTCTTATGGATTGGCTCAAAGGTATCTTGCACCAGGCGCCCGAGATAGCGCTGTTTGCATCGCTGGCACTTGGCTATGGGGTCGGCAAGCTGCGTTTTGGCTCGTTCCAGTTGGGGGGTGTGGCAGGCTCGCTGTTGGCGGCGGTGCTGATCAGCCAGGTGGGGGTGCAGATCGATTCGGGCATCAAGGCGGTGCTGTTTGCGCTGTTCATCTATGCCGTGGGCTTTGAGAGTGGGCCGCAGTTCTTTCGCTCCTTGGGGCGGCAGTCCATCAAAGAGATCTTGATGGCGGCGGTGGTCGCCATCTCCGGCCTGGTGACCGTCGTGGTGTTGGCGCGGGTGTTCAACCTGGACAAGGGCCTGGCAGCGGGCTTGGCCGCTGGCGGCATGACGCAGTCGGCCATCATCGGTACGGCAGGCTCGGCCATCGAGAAACTGGGCCTGGCGGCCGACGAGGTGCAGCGCATGCAGGCCAATGTGGCCATCGGCTATGCGGTGACCTATATCTTTGGCTCCTTCGGCGCCATCTTGCTGTGCGTGAATGTGCTGCAGTGGCTGACCGGCCGCAAGATCCATGACGATGCCATCCAGGCCGAGCAGGAGATGCTCAAGGGCGTGCATGTCTATGGCGCGGGCGAATCGCCTGCGGCGCCTGATCTGGTGGGGCGCATTTTCAAGGTCAAGCAATCGGGCCGGACCGTGGCCGAGCTGGAGGCCAGTGCGCAGCAAGGCCCGGCCACCATTGAGCGCATCCGCCGCAAGAATGCGCTGGTGGGTGTGGACCCGCAGCTGGTGCTGGAGGCCGGCGACATCGTGCTGCTGGTGGGCCGGCGTGCAGCGGTGGTGGCCCTGGGTGCCAGTATCGGTGATGAGCTTCAAAGCGCTGAAGACATGGATGTGGTCATGGTGCGCCGGGATGTGTCCATCACCAACCCGCAGTACCTCAAGCGCAGCGTCAAGGACATCCTGGATAGCCTGACACCTGAGTTCAAGCACGGCGTTTATGCCGTGGCGCTGACGCGCTCGGGCGCGCCCTTGCCGATTACACCCGCCACCCTGATCGTGCCCGGCGATGTGGTGACCCTGTTTGGCACGCCCCAGGATGTGCAAAATGCTGCGCAGTCGGTGGGGCCCATTCTCATCCCCAGCGACAAGACAGACTTTGTCTTCCACGGCCTGGGCATCACCGTCGGGCTGCTGATTGGGCTGCTGGTGGTGCGCATCGGCTCCATCCCCATCACCCTGGGCAGCGGCGGTGGCGCCCTGTTGGCAGGCCTGCTGTTTGGCTGGTGGCGCAGCCGCAAGCACACCCTGGGCAATATGCCCACTGCTGCCTCTGCCCTGCTGCGCGACCTGGGCCTTGCTGGTTTTGTGGCCATGGTCGGCCTGCAATCGGGCCAGCAGGCGGTGAGCACGGTGATGGAGCAAGGCCTGAGCCTGTTCTTGATGGGCGTGGTGGTGACCATCGTGCCGCTGCTGATTGCGATGCTGTTTGGCAAGTATGTCCTGCGCTATGAGAACGTCGCCATTTTTGCCGGCGCGCTGTCGGGCGCGCGCAGTGCCAACCCGGCCTTTGGCGAGGTGCTGGACAAGGCCGGCAACGCCATCCCCACGGTGCCGTTTGCGATCACCTATGCGCTGGCCAATGTGTTTCTGACCCTGCTCGGCCCGCTGGTCATCGCCTTTGCCTGAGCCGCGCTTCTGTTCTGGCTGACCCCATTCGCATAGCGGCGGCACAGCGCCGCCTCCCCTCTTCCCGTTTATCTCGTTTATCTCGTTTAACGCGTTTATCAACGACTGCAAGGAGTTGCACCATGTCTCAGGACTACCAGCGTCTGGCCCATTTGAGCCCGTTTGAGCTTAAAGATGAATTGATCAAGGTGGCATCGGGCAAGGCCAATCGGCTGATGCTCAACGCCGGGCGCGGCAACCCCAACTTTCTGGCCACCACGCCGCGCCGCGCCTTCTTCCGCCTGGGGCTGTTTGCGGCGGCAGAGTCTGAGCTGTCGTATTCGTACATGACGGCAGGCGTCGGTGGCCTGGCCAATATCGAGGGCATCGAGAGCCGGTTTGAGCGCTATACGGCCGAGCACCGCGACCAAGAAGGCGTGCGCTTTCTGGGCAAGTCACTCAGCTATGTGCGCGACCAACTGGGCCTGGACCCTGCGGCCTTTCTGCATGAAATGGTGGACGGCATCCTGGGCTGCAACTACCCGGTGCCGCCGCGCATGCTGAGCGTGAGCGAGCAGATCGTGCGCCAGTACATCGTGCGCGAGATGGCCGGCGGCGCGGTGCCGGTGGAGTCGGTGGACCTGTTTGCGGTGGAAGGTGGCACGGCCGCGATGGCCTATATCTTTGAGAGCCTGCGCATCAGCGGCCTGCTCAAGGCGGGGGACAAGGTCGCCATCGGCATGCCGGTGTTCACGCCGTATATCGAGATCCCCGAGCTGGCCCAGTACGCGCTGGAGGAGGTACCCATCCATGCCGATCCGGACAATGGCTGGCAGTACTCCGACGCCGAGCTGGACAAGCTGCGCGACCCGGCCGTCAAGATCTTCTTCTGCGTCAACCCCAGCAATCCGCCCTCGGTCAAGATGGACCAGCGCAGCCTGGACCGCATCAAGACCATCATTGCCGACCACCGGCCGGATCTGATGGTGCTGACCGACGATGTCTACGGCACCTTTGCCGATGACTTCCAGTCGCTGTTCTCGGTCTGCCCGCACAACACCTTGCTGGTCTATTCGTTCTCCAAGTACTTTGGCGCCACCGGCTGGCGCCTGGGCGTGATTGCCGCGCACAAGGAGAACATCTTTGACAAGGCGCTGGCACAGTTGCCAGAAAGCGCCAAGCAGGTGCTGGACGAGCGCTACCGCTCGCTATTGCCCGATGTGCGATCGCTCAAGTTCATCGACCGGCTGGTGGCTGACAGCCGCGTGGTGGCGCTGAACCACACCGCCGGCTTGTCGACCCCGCAGCAGGTGCAGATGGTGCTGTTCTCGTTGTTTGCGTTGATGGACGAAGCCGATGCCTACAAGCAGGCGCTCAAGCAGCTGATCCGCCGCCGCGAAGCCACCCTGTACCGCGAGCTGGGCATGCCGCCGCTGCACAACCCCAACTCCGTCAACTACTACAGCCTGATCGATCTGCAGAGCGTGACCTGCCGGCTCTATGGCCAGGAGTTCTCGGACTGGGCGGTGCAGCAATCCTCTACCGGCGACATGCTGTTCCGCATTGCCGACGAGACCGGCATTGTGCTGCTGCCGGGCCGGGGCTTTGGCTCTGACCGGCCATCGGGCCGCGCGTCTTTGGCCAACCTGAACGAGTACCAGTACGCTGCCATTGGCCGCGCCTTGCGCAAGATGGTGGACGAGCTGCATGTGCAGTTCCAGGCGCAGTCAGGCGACAAGGGCTGAGCGGGTTAGCGGATTAGCGGCTGAGCAGGTGCAGCGCAGGTACGCCCTGCTCTGCCCTGCCGCCACCTGAGCACATCCGCAGCAGGCCCAGCGGCGCGCTAAAACAGCTCCTGCTGCATGGAGGTCAGGCTGTTGAAATCCTCACCCAGCGGCTGCAAGATGGCATCGGCAATCGGCTGCAGTTGCTTGCTCAGGTAGTGCTCGTAGTCGATGGGCGACTGGCGCACCTCCAAGGGCTCCGGCCCGTTCTTACCCATCACATAGCGGATCCAACCACCACGTTGGTACTGCAGCGGGCGGCCCAGGCGCGCGTTGTAGTCATCGGCCATGCGGGCGGCGCGCACCTGCGGCGGCAGGTTGGCCACATAGGCATCCAGCCGGTGGCGCAGGCGCTTGCGGTAGATCAGCTGGTCGTCCTTTTTGCCGGCCAAGGTGGCCTGCGCATAGTCGATCACAAAGTCGCGGTAGGGCTCGCCCTGGAAGACGCGCGACAGCAGCCCTTCCTGGAACTGGCGCGCCAACGGCGTCCAGTCGCTGCGCGCCATCTCCAGCCCCCGGTAGACCATGGCCTCTTGCCCATCGGCATCCACACTCAGGCCCGCATAGCGCTTTTTGCTGCCCACATCCGAGCCCCGAATGGTGGGCATGAAGAACTTCTTGTAGTGCGTGTCGAACTCAATTTCGAGAAAGCTCTCCAGGTTCTGTTCCTGGCGCAGGCCTTGCGTCCACCAGGCATTGATGTCCTTGACCAGCGATGTGGCGACCGCATGCGCTTCCTGGTTGCTGTGGGCACGGCCCAGCCAGATAAAGATCGAATCCGTATCCCCGTAGATGACCTCGTAGCCGCGCTGCTGCACCAACGCCTTGGTGCGCTTGACCATCTCATGGCCGCGCAAGGTGATCGACGAGATCAGCGCCGGGTTGAAGAAGCGGCATTCCGTCGCACCCAGCACCCCGGCAAAGGAGTTCATCACTAACTTGAGTGCCTGCGACAGCGGCTCGTTCTTGCTGCGCTTGGCCTCATCGCGCGCGCGCCAGAGCGTGGTGACGATCTCGGGCAGGCAGTGCTTGTCGCGCGAGAAGCGCGTGTCCATCGGCCCGCGAATCAGCGATGCGGTATCACTGCCATGCAGGCCTTCGGCCAGGCCTACCGGGTCGACCAGGTAGGTGCGGATGATCGAGGGGTAGAGACTTTTGTAATCGAGCACCACCACCGAGTCATAAAAGCCGGGCCGCGAATCCAGCACATAGCCGCCGGGTGAGGACTTGCCCCGCACATCGCCCACATTGGGTGCCACATAACCCTGGCGGTGCATGCGCGGCAGGTAGTGGTGGCTGAATGCAGCAATCGAGCCGCCAAACTGGTCCAGCTGCAGGCCGGTGGCATGCGCCCGCTCCATCGCAAACTGCAGCAGCTGGGCCTTGTCAAAAATGCGCAGCACCAGCTCGCAATCGCGGATGTTGTAGGTAGCCAGCGCCGGCTTGTCCTCCTGGTAGCGGCGCTCGATCTCGGCCATCTTGTCGTACTCGTCGCCAATGTCCTTGCCCTCGCCCAGCAAGGCCTGAGCCACGTTCTCCAGGCTGAACGACGGAAAGCTCCAGACCGCCGCCCGCAAGGCCTCGATGCCATCGATGACCGCGCGCCCCGGCATCGGCGCGAACCAGTAGTCTTGCTTGCCCGGGTGTGCCCGCCAGGCAATGGGCCGGCCCTCACGCCCCAGCAGCAGCGGGGTGGCACAGTCATCCGCCGTCTTTTGCAGCACCCGCAGGTCGAACTGAATGACATTCCAGCCAACGATGACATCCGGGTCATGGCGCGCAAACCAGGCGTTGAGCTGCTCGATCATCGCCTTGCGGCTGGCGCAATAGATCAGCCGGAAGTCGCTGGTTGGTTCTGAGTCTTCTGTTTGTTCTGTTTGTTTTGCCTGTGCCGTTGGCGCCGGTGCATCGCCCAGCATGAACACCACCCGCTCACCCACGCCATCCAGCGCAATCGAGTACAGATCCTGGTGCTGGCTGGTTTCGATATCAAGCGACACGACTTTGAGCGCAGGCCGGTAGGCAGGCGCGGGCAACAGCCGGCAGTCCACCAGCGCTCCATCCACCGCCTGCCCACCTTCTATCTGGACGCCCGCCGTTATAAAGCGCTCCATCAAATAGCGCTCATGAGGCCGCACATCGGCTTCCAGTAGCGGCACATCAAGCTGCTTCAACCCACGCGTGAGTTTGCCCAGCTGCCGGTAGTGCTTGGCATACACCCCCAGCACCGGCTCCTGCTGAAAACTCTTGAGGGCCAGCTCGCGCAGATCCATATCCGGCATCGCCAGCAACTGCGTCTGCACCACCACCCGGTGCCGCGCCTCCACAAAAGCCACCGACATCTGCCGCGTCAGCAGCACTTTCAATGGGCCGGCCTCCGTCGCCAACCAGTACTCAATCTCCGTGCCCGCAGCCGTGTCCCGCCAATGGCGGGTCAGGATGAAACCTTGTTGGGGGGTGGTGGGCACGGTAGACGAAGCGAACAGAAGGGAGCCGACGGCAGCGCCTTCTATTGTCGTCGTTCAGTGCAGAGATCATGCCCAGCTAGCGGAATTCTCAGACGGCGATGCTCTTTCTCGGTTCCTTTAAGAGAGGAAGTTGCTGAACCTATCCTTCAAGGGTCGCTGGTATGAGGGATATTTCCACAAAAACCGAATTCTTTCACTATCGAAAAATAAAAATGCGCATCATCAAGCCGCCTATCACCGCATATTGCCACCACCGCACGACTGAGTTTCGATGCATTTGGGCTGTATGCTGATTCCCAGTGTATTGAAATAGTACTTTTCAGCTGCTTTTGACTTTGGTTTTTTAGGCCAATTTATATATTCAACTTCAACTCCGTCTCAAACCAATGGAGCGAGCAATTTAGAAATATTCCTCAAACGTTCTGCAGAGACATTTTCAGTATTTTTATCATTTACACTGTAATTTGTAAAAACCAAAACTGAGCTAGTATCATAAAAATCCCTCGAATCAATAAACCATAGCACTACAGTACGCGCGGAGGACTTGCCAATGGTAGTACTTTCCTCCTCGAACTCAATGAACTGCTGCAGACCACCTAGCGTACATGCAACGGCAGGAGAGTTTACGATGAAAGATAAAACAATGGCAATATATCTTATAGCATTTATCATTAATCGTCACTTACAAGACTATAAATACGCATAGAAAATATGTGCCCAGACTC contains the following coding sequences:
- a CDS encoding NADH:flavin oxidoreductase/NADH oxidase — its product is MSALFTPFTLKDVTLRNRIAVPPMCQYSATDGFTNDWHQVHYPSIARGGAGLVIVEATGVSADGRISPSCLGLWDDAHVPGLARIAAGIEAAGAVPGIQIAHAGRKASANSPWEGDDHIPESDPRAWQTIAPSAIAFGGDLGRVPREMTLADIERVKADFVAAARRALAAGFKWLELHFAHGYLAQSFFSAHSNQRQDAYGGSFDNRARFALETLAAVREVWPENLPLTARFGVIEYDGRDEETLAESIELVRRMREGGLDLLNVSVNFVIPGVQIPWGEPAFLAPIAARVSREAGLPVASSWGIDDPELAERVVAEGQMALVMMGRSMLANPHYPYTLAQQLKAARPDWVLPAPYAHWLERYRGAGKQAQVAAA
- a CDS encoding sigma-70 family RNA polymerase sigma factor gives rise to the protein MSSAEPPVHSEVATLYADHHGWLQGWLRRKLGDVHQAADLAQDTFMRLLTREEPVQAREPRAFLTTVAQRVLANHYRRQQLERAYLEALAQVPQATAISPEERALLLEALDEIDRMLDGLPPSVRRAFLMAQLDGMKQTEIAQALGLSLTTVKRYLLQAGMRCFFAVAP
- a CDS encoding ParB-like protein translates to MHRLFLPTATLALVATAASPVYAQTTTASLVVEFVAILAPGAAAAVPVPLGPLAVLLSVLAIGLVLLLGKRKGAGHWLSLPVLAMLAVVGFSQADSTQAEAVQRTLDLQTSPAKISLDRDFSERVLVRNTTQQSVRLQGLSIQNGNASTRLFSSSDNSQVPACRNDLSLAAGQSCSIDVVVSDNFTRQTGEVMAVHLKDLHPTQPSVGYDQIYYHLARKQPNMARFEAGSTNFKDQTEATELKRAKDYCEDTGRGSASDYVVGEVSLIKATGFKCTVVDSDVSPDGLKTVVVGPNGQLYLTDGHHTFTTLWELADGGPDLTVYVRVAGNFSDTPDLTSFWQKMQANKFVWLFDKAGAAITPEQLPSSLGLGALADDPYRSLVYLTRDMGYSNAQVQEFAEFYWGLWLREAASGQAALDLSKYNLKDLNAAEVNVQGGVELAGAGSTVSYVAAVRDAAFKMRSAAPGTEIFPGVTNTAMGQLTPTTSPLKTKDWNDTLEKEVWRSDAKKAGDYRNGGKAWYAVGWRTCQGAPAQQPACWNNYTQSPPWVAQ
- a CDS encoding FecR domain-containing protein produces the protein MTGPGALAVPPEVARSAVEWWLQQQEGALTEGQHQAWLAWRGADPLHETAWQHLARVHDKLSALAAPGSSGAAEVARAALAPRGSARRRQVVQTLALLVFGAGIVWQAEQQLPWRRWGADVRTARAERKRMRLEDGTQLVLNGATALNIDYSAGLRRLQLVEGEVLVTTAADPQQPARDFVVQTRDGLAQALGTRFSLRSLAGGGSLVSVFDGAVRLTPAHSAGAGTVLQAGFSAVLQAASVSTPQAVYEESLAWTDGMLVARGMPLADMLAALQPYSVERLVCDPAVAGLRMSGSYPLADVARVLATLDALPGLRVRNLVRWWGQREVVVEKAI
- the aspT gene encoding aspartate-alanine antiporter, producing the protein MDWLKGILHQAPEIALFASLALGYGVGKLRFGSFQLGGVAGSLLAAVLISQVGVQIDSGIKAVLFALFIYAVGFESGPQFFRSLGRQSIKEILMAAVVAISGLVTVVVLARVFNLDKGLAAGLAAGGMTQSAIIGTAGSAIEKLGLAADEVQRMQANVAIGYAVTYIFGSFGAILLCVNVLQWLTGRKIHDDAIQAEQEMLKGVHVYGAGESPAAPDLVGRIFKVKQSGRTVAELEASAQQGPATIERIRRKNALVGVDPQLVLEAGDIVLLVGRRAAVVALGASIGDELQSAEDMDVVMVRRDVSITNPQYLKRSVKDILDSLTPEFKHGVYAVALTRSGAPLPITPATLIVPGDVVTLFGTPQDVQNAAQSVGPILIPSDKTDFVFHGLGITVGLLIGLLVVRIGSIPITLGSGGGALLAGLLFGWWRSRKHTLGNMPTAASALLRDLGLAGFVAMVGLQSGQQAVSTVMEQGLSLFLMGVVVTIVPLLIAMLFGKYVLRYENVAIFAGALSGARSANPAFGEVLDKAGNAIPTVPFAITYALANVFLTLLGPLVIAFA
- a CDS encoding LysR family transcriptional regulator — protein: MRDIKKMDLNLLKALDALLDERSVTRAAGRLGLTQPAMSGMLQRLRESFADPLFARAQRGMVPTQRALDLALPIKQMLCEIDALLQPPVFDPSTARLTFRIAATDYALRAIAVPFIAALKRQAPCIRVALSPLEPRLVQGQLERGDIDLAFLTAENTPQDMHARQLFQEHYVCVMREGHAAARRKLSVKQFCALDHALVSYEGGGFHGVVDEALEKLGQRRDVTLSLKCFVVLPDILRSSDMVAVLPSRLVAGMEGLSVSMPPVEVPGFGQLAVWHERSHHDPAQRWLRELLFAATQA